Proteins encoded within one genomic window of Oncorhynchus mykiss isolate Arlee chromosome 27, USDA_OmykA_1.1, whole genome shotgun sequence:
- the LOC118944679 gene encoding mucin-21-like, which produces MRAVLSSQHTDSKIHTASNTQTASNIHTASNIHTASNTHTASNTHRASNTHTASNTHTASNTHTANNTHTASNTHTASNTHTASNTHTASNTHKASNTHTASNTHTASNTHTASNTHTASNTHTASNTHTASNTHTASNTHTASNTHTARNTHKASNTHTASNTHTTSNTHTASNTHTASNIHTASNTHKATNTHTATNTHTASNTHTASNTRTGHNTHTASNIHTASNTHTASNIHTASNIHTASNTHKASNIHTASKTHTASKTHNASNIHTASNTHTASNIHTASNTRTGHNTHTASNIHTASNTHTASNIHTASNIHTASNTHKASNIHTASKTHTASNIHTASNTHTASNIHTASNIHTASNTHTASNIHTASNTRKGHNTHTASNIHTASNTHTASNIHTASNIHTASNTHKASNIHTASKTHTASKTHNASNIHTASNTHTASNIHTASNTRTGQ; this is translated from the exons ATGAGAGCGGTACTCAG CTCTCAACACACAGATAGTAAAATTCACACTGCCAGTAACACTCAAACAGCCAGTAACATTCACACAGCCAGTAACATTCACACAGCCAGCAACACTCATACAGCCAGCAACACTCACAGAGCCAGCAACACTCACACAGCCAGCAACACTCACACAGCCAGCAACACTCACACAGCCAACAACACTCACACAGCCAGCAACACTCACACAGCCAGCAACACTCACACAGCCAGCAACACTCACACAGCCAGTAACACTCACAAAGCCAGCAACACTCACACAGCCAGCAACACTCACACAGCCAGCAACACTCACACAGCCAGCAACACTCACACAGCCAGCAACACTCACACAGCCAGCAACACTCACACAGCCAGCAACACTCACACAGCCAGCAACACTCACACAGCCAGCAACACTCACACAGCCAGGAACACTCACAAAGCCAGCAACACTCACACAGCCAGCAACACTCACACAACCAGCAACACTCACACAGCCAGTAACACTCATACGGCCAGTAACATTCACACGGCCAGTAACACTCACAAGGCCACTAACACTCATACGGCCACTAACACTCATACGGCCAGTAACACTCACACGGCCAGTAACACTCGCACGGGCCA TAACACTCATACAGCCAGTAACATTCACACGGCCAGTAACACTCACACGGCCAGTAACATTCACACAGCCAGTAACATTCACACGGCCAGTAACACTCACAAGGCCAGTAACATTCACACGGCCAGTAAGACTCACACGGCCAGTAAGACTCACAATGCCAGTAACATTCACACGGCAAGTAACACTCACACAGCCAGTAACATTCACACGGCCAGTAACACTCGCACGGGCCA TAACACTCATACAGCCAGTAACATTCACACGGCCAGTAACACTCACACGGCCAGTAACATTCACACAGCCAGTAACATTCACACGGCCAGTAACACTCACAAGGCCAGTAACATTCACACGGCCAGTAAGACTCACACGGCCAGTAACATTCACACGGCAAGTAACACTCATACAGCCAGTAACATTCACACGGCCAGTAACATTCACACGGCAAGTAACACTCACACAGCCAGTAACATTCACACGGCCAGTAACACTCGCAAGGGCCA TAACACTCATACAGCCAGTAACATTCACACGGCCAGTAACACTCACACGGCCAGTAACATTCACACAGCCAGTAACATTCACACGGCCAGTAACACTCACAAGGCCAGTAACATTCACACGGCCAGTAAGACTCACACGGCCAGTAAGACTCACAATGCCAGTAACATTCACACGGCAAGTAACACTCACACAGCCAGTAACATTCACACGGCCAGTAACACTCGCACGGGCCAGTAA
- the rblce gene encoding hatching enzyme precursor (The RefSeq protein has 2 substitutions compared to this genomic sequence) produces the protein MAHRPTLNLLLLLLGLSQASGNEVHDEPDHVSITSAILESNNGTNELLLEGDILAPRTRNAMKCFSSQYSCLWKKSTDGLVYVPYILSAVYSSLEVETIETAMKYFHGKTCIRFIPRKTQTAYLDIQSSGGCFGTMGTVGDRQTLSLAQFGCVQHGIIQHELLHSLGFHHEHNRSDRDQYIRINWQYIYNYAVENFQKQDTNNLNTAYDYSSVMHYDRTAYTNNYGKETITPIPDPSVAIGQRQGMSDIDVLRVNKLYQC, from the coding sequence ATGGCCCACAGACCCACTCTtaacctgctgctgctgctgctgggcctATCGCAGGCCAGTGGAAATGAGGTCCATGATGAGCCGGACCATGTGTCCATCACTTCAGCGATCCTGGAGTCCAACAACGGAACCAATGAGCTGCTGCTGGAAGGAGACATTCTGGCTCCTAGAACCAGGAACGCCATGAAGTGCTTTAGCAGCCAGTACAGCTGTCTCTGGAAGAAGTCAACCGACGGCTTGGTGTATGTGCCTTACATCCTCAGCGCTGTATATTCCAGCTTGGAGGTAGAGACTATTGAGACGGCCATGAAGTACTTCCATGGCAAGACCTGCATCCGCTTCATCCCACGTCGGAGACAGACTGCCTACCTGGACATTCAGAGCAGTGGCGGGTGTTTTGGTACCATGGGGACTGTTGGGGACAGGCAGACATTGTCTCTTGCACAGTTTGGCTGTGTTCAACATGGTATCATCCAGCATGAGCTGCTTCACTCCCTGGGCTTCCACCACGAGCACAACAGGAGTGACCGTGACCAGTATATCAGGATCAACTGGCAATACATCTATAACTACGCCGTCGAGAACTTCCAGAAGCAGGACACCAACAACCTGAATACTGCATACGACTACTCCTCTGTCATGCACTATGATAGAACCGCTTACACTAACAACTACGGAAAGGAAACCATCACTCCCATCCCAGACCCATCTGTGGCCATCGGACAGAGACAGGGCATGTCTGACATTGATGTCCTGAGGGTCAACAAGCTCTACCAATGCTAA
- the LOC118944670 gene encoding low choriolytic enzyme-like — MAHRPTLNLLLLLLGLSQASGNEVHDEPDHVSITSAILESNNGTNELLLEGDILAPRTRNAMKCFSSQYSCLWKKSTDSLVYVPYILSAVYSSLEVETIETAMKYFHGKTCIRFIPRRRQTAYLDIQSSGGCFGTMGTVGDRQTLSLAQFGCVQHGIIQHELLHSLGFHHEHNRSDRDQYIRINWQYIYNYAVENFQKQDTNNLNTAYDYSSVMHYDRTAYTNNYGKETITPIPDPSVAIGQRQGMSDIDVLRVNKLYQC; from the coding sequence ATGGCCCACAGACCCACTCTtaacctgctgctgctgctgctgggcctATCGCAGGCCAGTGGAAATGAGGTCCATGATGAGCCGGACCATGTGTCCATCACTTCAGCGATCCTGGAGTCCAACAACGGAACCAATGAGCTGCTGCTGGAAGGAGACATTCTGGCTCCTAGAACCAGGAACGCCATGAAGTGCTTTAGCAGCCAGTACAGCTGTCTCTGGAAGAAGTCAACCGACAGCTTGGTGTATGTGCCTTACATCCTCAGCGCTGTATATTCCAGCTTGGAGGTAGAGACTATTGAGACGGCCATGAAGTACTTCCATGGCAAGACCTGCATCCGCTTCATCCCACGTCGGAGACAGACTGCCTACCTGGACATTCAGAGCAGTGGCGGGTGTTTTGGTACCATGGGGACTGTTGGGGACAGGCAGACATTGTCTCTTGCACAGTTTGGCTGTGTTCAACATGGTATCATCCAGCATGAGCTGCTTCACTCCCTGGGCTTCCACCACGAGCACAACAGGAGTGACCGTGACCAGTATATCAGGATCAACTGGCAATACATCTATAACTACGCCGTCGAGAACTTCCAGAAGCAGGACACCAACAACCTGAATACTGCATACGACTACTCCTCTGTCATGCACTATGATAGAACCGCTTACACTAACAACTACGGAAAGGAAACCATCACTCCCATCCCAGACCCATCTGTGGCCATCGGACAGAGACAGGGCATGTCTGACATTGATGTCCTGAGGGTCAACAAGCTCTACCAATGCTAA